One Nitrospirae bacterium YQR-1 DNA window includes the following coding sequences:
- the rpoB gene encoding DNA-directed RNA polymerase subunit beta, translating into MTRALKERVNLGKVARVLDVPYLIEIQRRSYEVFLQKDLTNAQRRNIGLESAFRSVFPIIDYNETASIEYLGYYLLEPKYRVRECVHKGLTYSAPIKIRVRLNLWEGPEDGKKSEDDKKLLKESREEEVYIGEIPLMTETGSFVINGIERVIVSQLHRSPGVFFNTDKTKTHTSGRLLYTARVIPSRGSWLDFEFDTKDILYVRIDRRKKLPATIVLKALAYKNEDLLKIFYPIEKIKILGSNNFSRRVSGILAGSKASTTIYDPKSKGTLLVKEGAKITKAAIKRLQNAGIEEIPILRDEIIGRYSLNDVVDPETGEIIVEGNEVINAEGLDRILSLPIETLDLLFIDNVRYLSSLRDTLLMDKINTKEDALIEIYKKMRPGEPPTLEASKALFAGLFFDEKRYDLSPVGRLKVNKRLGLDTPMDNTVLTDSDIIEIIKYLLALRTGLGEVDDIDHLGNRRVRSVGELLENQFRIGLIRMERAIKEKMMIIDIKDVMPHDIINAKPVMAAVKEFFGSSQLSQFMDQTNPLSEITHKRRLSALGPGGLTRERVGFEVRDVHPTHYGRICPIETPEGPNIGLIVSLASYARINEYGFLEAPYRKVINGKVTGEILFLSAIEGERFVIAEATSPIDAQGSLIGEAISARIGGDLKIFTPAEIDYMDVSPKQIVGVSASLIPFLENDDANRALMGSNMQRQAVPLTYTESPIVGTGMEYVAARDSGACITARRSGTVESLDSNRIVVRVEEEGSVDIYNLIKFARSNQATCINQRPIVDVGAKVTAGDVIADGPSTDMGELALGKNVLVAFMPWGGYNFEDAILLSERLVKDDVFTSVHVEEFEVEARDTKLGPEEITRDIPNVGEDALADLDESGIIYIGAEVKPGDILVGKITPKGETQLTPEEKLLRAIFGEKAEEVKESCLYVPPGIKGTVVDVKVFTRRGIKKDARAKALEDEEIRGLQRDFEEETRIVSQELYNKVRKLLLGKIVLEDVRDQSNKDFICKTGDILDTRMLEALGDKKIVRLKIDDEDITSEVEELNKKVKDYLKNLQLRYDERIERLKKGDELPPGVNKLIKVYIAMKRKIQVGDKMAGRHGNKGVVAMVLPDDDMPYLPDGTPVDVVLNPLGVPSRMNVGQILETHLGMAANALGINVATPVFEGATEEDLREMLTKSGLSETGQSVLYDGKTGEAFERSVTVGYMYMLKLHHLVEDKIHARSIGPYSLVTQQPLGGKAQFGGQRLGEMEVWALEAYGASYTLQEYLTVKSDDVSGRAKMYEAIVKGDATLDPGVPESFHVLIKELQSLCLDVELLEKKNKGG; encoded by the coding sequence ATGACAAGGGCACTTAAAGAACGGGTTAACCTGGGTAAGGTAGCAAGGGTACTTGATGTACCATATTTAATAGAAATACAGAGAAGATCATATGAGGTGTTTTTACAAAAAGACCTGACAAACGCACAGAGAAGAAATATCGGCCTTGAGTCGGCTTTCAGGAGTGTCTTTCCAATTATTGATTACAACGAGACGGCCTCGATAGAGTATCTGGGCTACTATCTGTTGGAGCCTAAGTACCGGGTCAGGGAGTGTGTTCACAAGGGACTAACCTATTCGGCGCCTATTAAAATCAGGGTAAGGCTGAATTTGTGGGAGGGACCGGAAGACGGTAAGAAATCAGAGGACGACAAGAAATTACTTAAGGAGTCACGTGAAGAGGAGGTCTATATCGGTGAGATTCCTCTTATGACTGAGACGGGCTCTTTTGTAATAAACGGTATAGAACGCGTTATTGTAAGTCAGCTTCACCGCTCTCCAGGTGTGTTTTTCAACACTGATAAAACAAAAACCCACACAAGCGGGCGGCTGCTCTACACTGCAAGGGTTATTCCCTCCAGAGGGTCATGGCTGGATTTCGAGTTTGACACTAAAGACATACTCTACGTAAGGATAGACAGAAGGAAGAAACTGCCGGCCACTATTGTGCTCAAAGCGCTGGCTTATAAAAACGAGGATCTGCTGAAGATTTTTTATCCGATAGAGAAGATAAAGATTCTGGGCAGCAACAATTTCAGCCGCCGCGTCTCAGGCATCCTGGCGGGAAGCAAGGCCAGCACAACAATTTATGACCCTAAGAGCAAGGGTACGCTTTTGGTAAAAGAAGGTGCAAAAATCACAAAGGCCGCCATTAAGCGGCTTCAGAATGCAGGGATTGAAGAAATTCCTATTTTGAGGGATGAAATCATAGGGCGTTACAGCCTCAATGACGTAGTTGACCCTGAAACAGGTGAAATAATCGTCGAGGGTAACGAGGTTATTAATGCTGAAGGTCTGGACAGAATTCTTTCATTGCCGATAGAAACTCTGGATTTACTTTTTATTGATAATGTGCGGTACTTATCCTCTCTGAGGGATACTCTTTTAATGGATAAGATCAATACCAAAGAGGACGCCCTCATAGAGATATATAAAAAGATGAGACCCGGTGAGCCTCCGACGCTTGAGGCGTCTAAAGCACTGTTTGCCGGCTTGTTTTTTGATGAAAAACGTTATGATCTTTCCCCCGTGGGACGCCTCAAAGTCAATAAGCGTCTCGGACTTGACACCCCTATGGACAACACCGTTTTAACCGACAGCGACATCATAGAGATAATAAAGTACCTGCTTGCGCTGAGAACCGGTCTAGGTGAGGTGGACGATATAGACCATCTGGGAAACAGACGTGTAAGGAGCGTGGGAGAGCTTCTTGAAAACCAGTTCCGTATCGGGCTTATCCGTATGGAGCGGGCTATTAAGGAAAAGATGATGATTATAGATATCAAGGATGTAATGCCCCATGATATCATAAATGCCAAGCCCGTAATGGCGGCTGTTAAGGAGTTTTTCGGTTCCAGCCAGTTAAGTCAGTTTATGGACCAGACGAATCCGCTTTCAGAGATAACTCACAAGAGAAGACTGTCGGCCCTGGGTCCGGGCGGTTTAACCCGTGAACGCGTAGGGTTTGAGGTAAGAGACGTACACCCGACCCATTACGGCAGAATCTGCCCGATTGAGACCCCTGAGGGGCCAAACATCGGATTAATCGTCTCTTTAGCCAGCTATGCCCGTATAAACGAGTATGGTTTTTTGGAAGCACCCTACAGAAAGGTTATAAACGGCAAAGTCACAGGTGAGATACTCTTTCTCTCAGCTATAGAGGGTGAGAGGTTTGTAATAGCTGAGGCAACATCGCCGATAGATGCACAGGGCAGCCTGATAGGTGAGGCCATATCGGCAAGAATCGGTGGCGACTTAAAGATTTTCACCCCCGCAGAGATTGACTACATGGACGTCTCTCCTAAGCAAATAGTAGGCGTGTCGGCATCGCTTATTCCGTTTCTTGAAAACGACGATGCCAACCGTGCCCTTATGGGTTCTAACATGCAAAGACAGGCGGTTCCGCTGACCTATACCGAGTCACCCATTGTGGGCACAGGCATGGAGTATGTAGCGGCAAGGGACTCAGGTGCATGTATTACTGCACGGCGCTCCGGCACTGTGGAAAGCCTTGATTCCAACAGAATAGTGGTTAGGGTGGAGGAAGAGGGTAGTGTGGATATCTATAATCTTATTAAATTTGCACGCTCCAATCAGGCCACTTGTATAAACCAACGTCCGATAGTCGATGTGGGTGCTAAGGTAACAGCAGGGGATGTCATCGCAGACGGCCCGTCGACAGATATGGGCGAGCTGGCGCTTGGTAAGAATGTTCTGGTGGCATTTATGCCCTGGGGCGGATATAACTTTGAGGATGCTATTTTGCTAAGTGAACGGCTTGTTAAGGACGACGTCTTTACATCGGTGCACGTGGAGGAGTTTGAGGTGGAGGCCAGGGATACGAAGCTCGGCCCGGAGGAAATCACCAGAGATATTCCCAATGTAGGTGAGGATGCACTTGCCGACCTTGATGAAAGCGGAATAATATATATAGGAGCGGAAGTAAAACCCGGAGATATCCTTGTCGGTAAAATAACCCCCAAGGGTGAGACGCAGCTTACGCCTGAGGAGAAACTCCTGCGAGCCATTTTTGGGGAGAAAGCTGAGGAGGTTAAGGAAAGCTGCCTGTACGTCCCACCCGGCATTAAGGGCACGGTGGTTGACGTTAAAGTCTTTACAAGGCGCGGAATAAAAAAGGATGCAAGAGCAAAGGCGCTTGAGGATGAGGAAATAAGGGGGCTTCAGAGGGATTTTGAAGAGGAAACCAGAATAGTAAGTCAGGAGCTCTACAATAAGGTAAGAAAATTATTGCTTGGTAAGATAGTCCTTGAGGATGTAAGGGATCAATCTAATAAGGATTTTATCTGCAAAACCGGAGATATTCTGGATACTCGGATGCTGGAGGCTTTAGGAGATAAAAAAATCGTACGCCTTAAAATTGATGATGAGGATATTACCAGCGAGGTAGAGGAACTCAATAAAAAGGTGAAAGATTATCTCAAAAATCTTCAACTCCGGTATGATGAACGCATAGAGAGACTGAAAAAAGGCGATGAACTGCCTCCAGGGGTCAATAAACTCATCAAGGTTTATATAGCGATGAAGCGTAAGATTCAGGTGGGGGATAAGATGGCAGGCCGGCATGGAAACAAGGGAGTGGTGGCAATGGTGCTGCCCGATGATGATATGCCATACCTGCCTGACGGCACACCTGTGGATGTAGTGTTAAACCCTCTCGGAGTGCCATCAAGAATGAATGTGGGTCAGATACTGGAGACACATCTTGGAATGGCGGCAAATGCTTTAGGCATCAATGTGGCAACGCCTGTGTTTGAAGGTGCTACGGAGGAAGACCTGAGGGAGATGTTAACGAAATCCGGCCTTTCCGAGACCGGCCAGTCGGTCCTTTATGACGGCAAAACCGGTGAGGCCTTTGAACGCTCTGTTACTGTGGGTTATATGTATATGTTGAAACTTCACCACCTTGTAGAGGATAAGATACATGCCCGTTCCATTGGGCCATACTCTTTGGTTACACAGCAGCCACTGGGAGGTAAAGCACAATTTGGCGGTCAGCGCCTGGGTGAAATGGAAGTGTGGGCTTTGGAGGCATACGGGGCGTCATACACGCTTCAGGAGTACTTAACGGTTAAGAGCGATGATGTTAGTGGAAGGGCGAAGATGTACGAGGCAATAGTTAAGGGGGACGCAACCCTTGACCCCGGCGTGCCGGAGTCATTCCACGTACTTATAAAGGAGCTTCAGAGCCTTTGTCTTGACGTTGAACTTCTTGAGAAAAAGAACAAGGGGGGATAG
- a CDS encoding potassium channel protein: MQQSIGELRKQLIISAVLLVAILTLGTAGYMAIEGWNSFDAFYMVVITLATIGFQEVHGLSNSGRAFTIFLIFSGVGILAYNVNVGLRALFEGEFQKIMGRRKLEKKIKEIKDHYIICGFGRMGRIICKELRASGVPFVVIEQEILEIETDEDYLYLSGDATHDDVLKGAGIERAKGVISVLSTDAKNLFVVLSSRVLNPSLKIVARALEESTELKLIRAGADRVVAPYNIGGLKIAQTILKPSVVDFLEFATQSGNIALQMEEITVKETSVFADRTVAETEIGRKYGIIIVAIKRSDGEMRFNPTHKTVIKSGDILIALGEVNKLKEIEKLAGSYS; this comes from the coding sequence GTGCAACAGTCAATAGGAGAGTTAAGAAAGCAGCTTATAATATCGGCTGTGCTGTTGGTTGCGATACTGACCTTAGGTACGGCGGGCTATATGGCAATAGAGGGCTGGAACTCATTTGATGCTTTTTATATGGTGGTTATAACGCTGGCAACGATTGGTTTTCAGGAAGTCCATGGGCTAAGCAACAGTGGAAGGGCATTTACAATATTTTTGATTTTTTCAGGAGTCGGCATTTTGGCCTACAATGTAAATGTGGGTTTGAGGGCATTGTTTGAGGGCGAGTTTCAAAAAATTATGGGGAGGAGGAAGTTGGAAAAGAAAATAAAAGAGATAAAGGACCATTATATAATATGCGGTTTTGGCAGGATGGGCAGGATAATATGCAAGGAGTTGAGGGCATCGGGTGTGCCATTTGTGGTGATAGAGCAGGAGATATTAGAGATTGAAACAGATGAGGATTATTTGTATTTATCGGGAGATGCAACGCATGATGATGTTTTAAAAGGGGCTGGCATAGAAAGAGCAAAAGGAGTAATCTCAGTGCTTTCAACCGATGCTAAGAATCTGTTTGTAGTGTTATCGTCACGGGTGCTAAACCCGTCTCTGAAAATAGTGGCGCGTGCGCTTGAAGAGAGCACGGAGTTAAAGTTGATCAGGGCGGGGGCGGACAGGGTCGTGGCTCCTTACAACATCGGGGGGCTTAAGATAGCGCAGACAATACTTAAGCCCTCAGTAGTGGATTTTTTGGAATTTGCAACCCAAAGCGGCAATATTGCGCTTCAGATGGAGGAGATAACGGTAAAGGAGACATCGGTGTTTGCCGACCGAACCGTGGCTGAAACTGAAATAGGAAGAAAGTATGGCATTATAATAGTGGCGATAAAACGCTCAGACGGCGAGATGCGTTTTAATCCAACCCATAAGACCGTCATAAAGTCAGGTGATATTCTTATTGCCCTGGGCGAGGTAAATAAATTAAAAGAGATAGAGAAACTAGCGGGGAGTTATAGTTAG
- the rpoC gene encoding DNA-directed RNA polymerase subunit beta', whose product MFGMYHEPKSQKEFDAVRIKLASPDRIREWSFGEVKKPETINYRTFKPEKDGLFCAKIFGPVKDWECICGKYKRMKHRGVVCDKCGVEVIHAKVRRERLAHIELCTPVAHIWFLKGVPSRIGLLLDMTMKNLEKVLYFESYVVIDPGDTPLKEKQVLTEEEYKKYNMELGNRFKAGMGAEAIKELLKKVDLTVLDNELKIKIHEISSVGIKKRLTKRLKIVEDFISSGNRPEWMILDVIPVLPPDLRPLVPLQGGRFATSDLNDLYRRVINRNNRLKRLMELKAPSVIVKNEKRMLQESVDSLFDNTKGAKVPKGSTKRSLKSLSDMIKGKQGRFRQNLLGKRVDYSGRSVIVVGPDLKLHQCGIPKLMALELFKPFVFNKLEDKGYVTTIKQAKKFVEMERPEVWDALEEVIKEHPVLLNRAPTLHRLGIQAFDPVLIEGKAIKLHPLVCTSYNADFDGDQMAVHVPLSIEAQVEARVLMMSINNLLSPASGKPIVLPTQDMVLGIYYLTKEKTGAKGEGKIFSSTDEVRIAYDNGAVSEHARITVYLNDEKISTTVGRVLFYEIVPQEVPFQEINRVLTKKEVQKVIDYAHKYAGKRKTVLFLDELKRLGFEYATKSGISICISDMHVPSKKAEILKGAEKEVMEVYKQYSDGLITQGERYNKVIDIWANVTEKVAEVMMAELGAEEGKVLTPEEIEKSRAFNSVFMMADSGARGSAAQIRQLAGMRGLMAKPSGEIIETPITANFREGLSPLQYFISTHGARKGLADTALKTANSGYLTRRLVDVAQDVIITEVDCSTDDGIMITALIEGGEIIQPLEERLLGRISAEDIRDPITKELILSKNGDIDEEMVVRIVEAGIDRVKIRSVLTCQTRFGICMNCYGRDLARNERIQMAEAVGIIAAQSIGEPGTQLTMRTFHIGGAATKIIEQAVLSVKHSGTINFVDVNSVINRDGLHVVMNRNAFIAVVDESGREREKHNIVYAAKLLVKDGDKVQIGQKIAEWDPYSTSILTEVGGRVAWGDVEEGVTVKEQVDEITGLSHKLIVDYPTNLDLRPRISIKDEHGKATLRLPNGAPARYMLPVGSNILVEKNDLVAPGDVLAKIPRETVKTKDITGGLPRVAELFEARKPKEPTLVSEIDGVVEFVSTQKGSRMVKVRGGDVVKEYTIPKGKHVTVHEGDWVKAGEALMDGAVNPHDILDILGPTELQRYLVDEVQKVYRLQGVSINDKHIEIIIRQMMKKLRIEEPGDTELMIGDQVDRMEFQEINAVVQAEGKKPAIGRPLLLGITKASLTTYSWVSAASFQETTRVLTDAALCGGVDELRGLKENVIMGKIIPCGTGMDRYRNTYVRRESDEVKKEVEQEEPVLDT is encoded by the coding sequence ATGTTTGGTATGTACCACGAGCCGAAGAGTCAGAAGGAATTCGATGCTGTCAGGATTAAGCTGGCCTCTCCTGACAGAATAAGGGAGTGGTCTTTTGGAGAGGTCAAAAAACCGGAGACAATAAACTACAGAACGTTTAAACCGGAAAAGGACGGGCTGTTCTGTGCCAAAATATTCGGGCCTGTGAAGGACTGGGAGTGTATTTGCGGAAAATATAAGAGAATGAAGCACCGTGGTGTGGTGTGTGATAAGTGCGGTGTTGAGGTCATACACGCAAAGGTCAGAAGGGAGCGGCTTGCCCACATAGAGCTTTGCACTCCGGTTGCCCACATATGGTTTCTAAAGGGAGTTCCCAGCCGGATAGGATTACTTCTTGACATGACTATGAAAAACCTGGAAAAGGTACTCTACTTTGAAAGCTATGTGGTAATAGACCCAGGTGATACTCCTCTTAAGGAAAAACAAGTTCTCACTGAGGAAGAGTACAAGAAATACAACATGGAACTTGGAAACAGGTTTAAAGCCGGTATGGGAGCAGAGGCTATTAAAGAGCTGCTGAAGAAGGTGGATTTAACAGTGCTGGATAATGAGCTAAAGATAAAAATCCATGAGATAAGCTCCGTAGGGATAAAAAAACGTCTGACCAAGCGTCTGAAAATAGTGGAAGATTTCATAAGTTCCGGCAACAGGCCGGAGTGGATGATTCTTGATGTAATACCGGTGCTTCCGCCTGATTTAAGACCGCTGGTACCGCTTCAGGGCGGCAGATTTGCCACCTCTGATTTAAATGATCTCTACCGGAGGGTTATAAACAGAAACAACCGGTTGAAGCGTTTGATGGAACTGAAGGCACCAAGCGTTATAGTTAAAAATGAAAAGCGGATGCTTCAGGAATCTGTGGATTCTCTGTTTGACAACACAAAGGGAGCTAAAGTTCCCAAGGGCTCAACCAAACGTTCCCTTAAATCCCTCAGTGATATGATTAAGGGCAAGCAGGGGCGTTTCAGGCAAAACCTCCTGGGTAAACGTGTAGATTACTCGGGTCGTTCTGTTATTGTGGTTGGCCCTGACCTTAAGCTTCACCAGTGCGGGATTCCAAAACTTATGGCTCTTGAGTTGTTTAAACCGTTTGTTTTTAATAAACTTGAGGATAAGGGGTACGTTACAACTATAAAGCAGGCAAAGAAATTTGTAGAGATGGAACGTCCTGAGGTTTGGGATGCCCTTGAGGAGGTAATCAAGGAACATCCTGTTTTGCTAAACAGGGCGCCGACTTTACACAGGCTTGGCATACAGGCCTTTGACCCTGTGCTTATTGAGGGAAAGGCCATAAAACTGCATCCTCTTGTCTGTACCTCATATAATGCAGACTTTGACGGAGACCAGATGGCGGTACACGTTCCCCTTTCCATAGAAGCACAGGTAGAGGCAAGGGTGCTTATGATGTCTATAAACAATCTGCTTTCCCCTGCAAGCGGTAAGCCCATTGTGCTTCCTACTCAGGATATGGTCTTAGGTATTTACTATTTGACCAAAGAAAAGACAGGAGCAAAAGGCGAGGGTAAGATATTTTCCTCCACTGATGAGGTACGTATTGCCTACGACAACGGCGCTGTGTCCGAACATGCAAGGATAACGGTGTATTTAAACGATGAAAAAATCTCAACAACAGTGGGCAGGGTGCTTTTTTATGAGATAGTTCCTCAGGAGGTACCATTTCAAGAAATCAACCGGGTGCTGACCAAAAAGGAAGTGCAAAAGGTGATAGACTATGCCCATAAGTATGCCGGAAAGAGAAAGACTGTGTTATTTTTGGACGAACTGAAGAGACTCGGTTTTGAGTATGCCACTAAGTCAGGAATCTCCATTTGTATTTCAGATATGCATGTGCCCTCAAAGAAGGCTGAAATACTCAAAGGCGCGGAAAAAGAAGTTATGGAAGTCTATAAGCAGTACTCAGACGGACTGATAACACAGGGTGAGAGGTACAACAAGGTAATAGACATATGGGCAAATGTGACGGAGAAAGTGGCCGAGGTCATGATGGCGGAGTTAGGAGCCGAGGAAGGTAAAGTGCTGACTCCTGAGGAAATCGAAAAGAGCCGTGCCTTTAACAGCGTATTTATGATGGCAGACTCAGGTGCAAGGGGCTCGGCAGCCCAGATAAGGCAGCTTGCCGGTATGAGAGGTCTCATGGCTAAACCATCCGGTGAAATCATAGAAACACCTATAACGGCTAACTTCCGTGAGGGGCTCTCTCCGCTTCAGTACTTTATTTCAACCCATGGTGCACGAAAAGGCCTTGCGGATACGGCTTTAAAAACCGCAAACTCCGGTTATCTTACAAGGAGACTGGTGGATGTTGCCCAGGATGTGATAATCACTGAGGTTGACTGCAGCACAGATGACGGGATAATGATAACGGCCCTTATCGAGGGCGGAGAAATAATACAGCCGCTTGAGGAGAGACTCCTAGGGCGTATTAGTGCAGAGGACATACGTGACCCGATTACTAAAGAGCTGATACTTTCTAAAAACGGCGATATTGATGAGGAGATGGTTGTACGTATAGTTGAGGCCGGTATAGACAGGGTGAAGATTCGTTCCGTGCTGACCTGCCAGACACGCTTTGGTATCTGCATGAACTGCTACGGCAGGGATTTAGCGAGAAACGAACGGATACAGATGGCCGAGGCTGTGGGAATCATAGCGGCACAATCAATTGGAGAACCCGGCACACAGCTTACCATGAGAACATTCCATATCGGCGGTGCTGCAACAAAGATAATTGAGCAGGCTGTATTGAGTGTTAAGCACTCCGGTACCATTAACTTTGTGGACGTCAACTCAGTTATTAACAGAGACGGCCTGCATGTGGTTATGAACCGTAATGCTTTCATAGCCGTTGTGGATGAAAGCGGCCGTGAGAGAGAAAAGCACAATATCGTTTATGCTGCAAAGCTTCTTGTAAAGGACGGTGATAAGGTTCAGATAGGGCAAAAGATAGCCGAATGGGATCCATATTCCACCTCCATTTTGACGGAGGTTGGAGGACGGGTTGCGTGGGGAGATGTTGAGGAGGGAGTTACCGTTAAGGAGCAGGTTGACGAAATAACGGGACTTTCCCATAAGCTCATAGTTGACTATCCGACAAACCTTGACCTGAGGCCGAGAATATCTATAAAAGATGAGCATGGAAAAGCAACGCTTAGGCTTCCTAACGGTGCACCGGCAAGGTATATGCTTCCTGTGGGGTCAAACATTCTGGTTGAAAAGAACGATCTTGTGGCACCTGGTGATGTTTTGGCAAAGATACCGAGAGAGACGGTTAAGACAAAGGACATAACCGGAGGTCTTCCCAGGGTAGCAGAGCTGTTTGAAGCAAGAAAGCCTAAGGAGCCTACGCTTGTTTCAGAGATAGACGGCGTGGTGGAGTTTGTGTCAACGCAGAAGGGCTCCAGAATGGTAAAGGTACGCGGTGGGGACGTTGTTAAGGAGTATACGATTCCCAAGGGTAAGCATGTGACAGTTCATGAGGGTGACTGGGTAAAGGCAGGTGAGGCTCTTATGGATGGGGCGGTAAATCCCCACGATATTTTGGACATACTGGGTCCTACCGAGCTTCAACGCTATCTCGTGGACGAGGTTCAGAAGGTTTATCGCCTGCAGGGTGTTTCCATAAATGACAAACACATAGAGATAATAATCCGGCAAATGATGAAAAAGCTGCGAATCGAGGAACCCGGAGATACTGAGCTCATGATAGGCGACCAGGTTGATCGGATGGAGTTTCAGGAAATAAATGCAGTAGTGCAGGCTGAGGGTAAAAAACCGGCGATAGGCAGGCCACTGCTTTTGGGTATAACAAAGGCATCTCTTACTACCTACAGTTGGGTCTCCGCCGCCTCATTTCAGGAAACCACACGAGTGCTTACAGATGCAGCACTTTGCGGCGGGGTGGATGAGTTACGGGGCCTTAAGGAAAACGTAATAATGGGCAAGATAATTCCTTGCGGCACGGGTATGGACAGATACAGAAACACGTATGTGAGACGGGAATCCGATGAGGTAAAGAAAGAGGTGGAGCAAGAGGAACCTGTGTTAGATACATAA
- the rplL gene encoding 50S ribosomal protein L7/L12, translating into MASVTKEQVFEFFDNMTILQMSEFIKEFEERYGVTAAAAVAVAAAPAAEAAAPVEEKTSFDAILASVGDKKIQVIKVVRELTGLGLKEAKELVDTAPKEIKTGVSKEEAENIKAKVEEQGAKVEIK; encoded by the coding sequence TTTGAATTTTTTGACAATATGACAATACTTCAAATGTCGGAGTTTATCAAGGAGTTTGAGGAAAGATATGGAGTGACGGCTGCGGCGGCGGTAGCGGTGGCGGCGGCTCCGGCGGCGGAAGCGGCGGCTCCGGTTGAGGAAAAGACAAGTTTTGATGCAATTTTAGCCTCGGTAGGGGATAAGAAAATTCAGGTCATAAAGGTTGTCAGAGAGTTGACGGGACTGGGGCTTAAAGAGGCAAAAGAACTCGTTGACACTGCTCCAAAAGAGATAAAGACCGGCGTGTCCAAAGAAGAGGCTGAAAATATTAAGGCTAAAGTAGAGGAGCAGGGAGCTAAAGTAGAAATCAAGTAG